The Cyclopterus lumpus isolate fCycLum1 chromosome 6, fCycLum1.pri, whole genome shotgun sequence genome contains a region encoding:
- the slc6a15 gene encoding sodium-dependent neutral amino acid transporter B(0)AT2 isoform X1, producing MPKNSKAVKRELDDDVTESVKDLLSNEDACDDSFKKSSLIVDNHDGEGKECDVEEGGSDAEEEERPAWNSKLQYILAQVGFSVGLGNVWRFPYLCQKNGGGAYLVPYLILLILIGIPLFFLELAVGQRIRRGSIGVWNYISPRLGGIGFASCMVCFFVALYYNVIIGWSLFYFSQSFQQPLPWHECPLIKNNTSTYVVPECDKSSATTYYWYREALNISDSISEGGGLNWKMTVCLLVAWSMVCLAMIKGIQSSGKVMYFSSLFPYVVLICFLVRALLLKGSVDGIRHMFTPKLEIMLEAKVWREAATQVFFALGLGFGGVIAFSSYNKRDNNCHFDAVLVSFINFFTSVLATLVVFAVLGFKANIMIDKCVALNTNRIVTLLGADIERSLIPPHINLTNVSLVSAEDYHQMIKAIRLGKEAQYDSLKLESCSIEDELNKAVQGTGLAFIAFTEAMTHFPASPFWSVMFFLMLVNLGLGSMFGTIEGILTPLIDTFKVRKEFLTVGCCALAFFIGLLFVQRSGNYFVAMFDDYSATLPLLIVVVLENVAVAWVYGIDKFFEDLKDMLGFTPYRFYYYMWKYITPTLLLVLLCASFIQLSMTPPSYSAWIQEEAKEQTLHFPPWGIAVCISLVVMAILPVPVVFFLRYFNVIDDNTGGLSTVSYKKGRIIKETARPGEDDDTSLIQGKAPSEAPSPMPGNNIYRKQSAGGGGPEADTAPNGRYGIGYLMADMPDMPESDL from the exons ATGCCCAAAAACAGCAAGGCCGTCAAGAGAGAGCTTGACGACGATGTCACAGAGTCTGTCAAGGACCTGCTTTCCAACGAGGACGCCTGCGACGATTCCTTCAAGAAGAGCTCGCTGATCGTCGACAACCATGACGGGGAAGGGAAAGAGTGCGACGTGGAGGAAGGGGGCTCGGAcgccgaggaggaggaacgcCCGGCCTGGAACAGCAAGCTCCAGTACATCCTGGCCCAGGTGGGCTTCTCCGTGGGCCTGGGCAACGTCTGGAGGTTCCCCTACCTGTGCCAGAAGAATGGAGGGG GAGCGTACCTGGTGCCCTACCTCATCCTGCTGATATTGATCGGCATCCCGCTGTTCTTCCTGGAGCTCGCCGTGGGGCAGCGGATCCGCAGGGGCAGCATCGGGGTGTGGAACTACATCAGCCCTCGGCTGGGGGGCATCGGCTTCGCCAGCTGCATG GTGTGCTTCTTCGTGGCCCTCTACTACAACGTCATCATCGGATGGAGTCTCTTCTACTTCTCCCAGTCCTTCCAGCAGCCTCTGCCGTGGCACGAGTGTCCGCTCATCAAGAACAACACCAGTACAT ATGTGGTGCCGGAGTGCGACAAGAGCTCGGCCACCACCTACTACTGGTACCGCGAGGCCCTGAACATCTCCGACAGCATCTCCGAGGGCGGAGGACTCAACTGGAAGATGACCGTGTGCCTGCTGGTCGCCTGGTCCATGGTTTGCCTCGCCATGATCAAGGGAATCCAGTCCTCTGGCAAG GTGATGTACTTCAGCTCCTTGTTCCCGTACGTCGTGTTGATCTGCTTCCTGGTCCGCGCTCTGCTGCTGAAAGGCTCCGTGGACGGGATCCGACACATGTTCACACCCAAG CTGGAGATCATGCTGGAGGCCAAGGTGTGGCGCGAGGCGGCCACGCAGGTCTTCTTCGCCCTGGGCCTGGGCTTCGGCGGCGTCATCGCCTTCTCCAGCTACAACAAGCGGGACAACAACTGCCACTTCGACGCCGTCCTGGTGTCTTTCATCAACTTCTTCACCTCCGTGCTGGCCACCCTGGTGGTGTTCGCGGTGCTGGGCTTCAAAGCTAACATAATGATCGACAAGTGTGTCGCACT aaacacaaacaggatTGTGACGTTGTTGGGGGCCGACATTGAAAGAAGCCTGATCCCCCCCCACATCAACCTCACGAACGTGAGCCTAGTCAGCGCCGAGGACTACCATCAGATGATCAAGGCCATCAGACTGGGGAAGGAGGCCCAGTACGACAGTCTCAAACTGGAGTCCTGCAGCATTGAGGACGAGCTCAACAAG GCGGTCCAAGGCACGGGCCTGGCCTTCATTGCCTTCACAGAGGCCATGACCCACTTCCCGGCCTCGCCCTTCTGGTCCGTCATGTTCTTCCTCATGCTGGTGAACCTGGGCCTGGGCAGCATGTTCGGCACCATCGAGGGCATCCTCACGCCGCTGATCGACACCTTCAAAGTCCGCAAGGAGTTTCTCACAG TGGGCTGCTGCGCGCTGGCCTTCTTCATCGGCCTGCTGTTCGTGCAGCGCTCGGGGAACTACTTCGTGGCCATGTTCGACGACTACTCGGCGACGCTGCCTCTGCTCATCGTGGTCGTGCTGGAGAACGTGGCGGTCGCCTGGGTCTACGGGATCGACAA GTTCTTTGAAGACCTGAAGGACATGCTGGGCTTCACGCCGTACCGGTTCTACTACTACATGTGGAAGTACATCACGCCCACCCTGCTGCTGGTCCTCCTGTGCGCCAGCTTCATCCAGCTGTCCATGACGCCGCCCAGCTACAGTGCCTGGATACAGGAAGAG GCCAAAGAGCAGACGTTGCACTTCCCCCCGTGGGGCATCGCGGTCTGCATCTCCCTGGTGGTGATGGCCATCTTGCCCGTGCCCGTGGTCTTCTTCCTGCGCTACTTCAACGTCATCGACGACAACACCGGCGGCCTCTCCACCGTCTCCTACAAGAAGGGGCGCATCATCAAGGAGACCGCCCGGCCGGGGGAGGACGACGACACCAGCCTGATCCAGGGCAAGGCGCCCAGCGAGGCGCCGTCGCCGATGCCCGGCAACAACATCTACCGCAAGCAGAGCGCCGGCGGCGGAGGCCCCGAAGCAGACACCGCACCCAACGGCCGTTACGGTATCGGTTACTTGATGGCCGACATGCCGGACATGCCCGAGTCGGACTTATAG
- the slc6a15 gene encoding sodium-dependent neutral amino acid transporter B(0)AT2 isoform X2: MPKNSKAVKRELDDDVTESVKDLLSNEDACDDSFKKSSLIVDNHDGEGKECDVEEGGSDAEEEERPAWNSKLQYILAQVGFSVGLGNVWRFPYLCQKNGGGAYLVPYLILLILIGIPLFFLELAVGQRIRRGSIGVWNYISPRLGGIGFASCMVCFFVALYYNVIIGWSLFYFSQSFQQPLPWHECPLIKNNTSTYVVPECDKSSATTYYWYREALNISDSISEGGGLNWKMTVCLLVAWSMVCLAMIKGIQSSGKSPFLPAAR; this comes from the exons ATGCCCAAAAACAGCAAGGCCGTCAAGAGAGAGCTTGACGACGATGTCACAGAGTCTGTCAAGGACCTGCTTTCCAACGAGGACGCCTGCGACGATTCCTTCAAGAAGAGCTCGCTGATCGTCGACAACCATGACGGGGAAGGGAAAGAGTGCGACGTGGAGGAAGGGGGCTCGGAcgccgaggaggaggaacgcCCGGCCTGGAACAGCAAGCTCCAGTACATCCTGGCCCAGGTGGGCTTCTCCGTGGGCCTGGGCAACGTCTGGAGGTTCCCCTACCTGTGCCAGAAGAATGGAGGGG GAGCGTACCTGGTGCCCTACCTCATCCTGCTGATATTGATCGGCATCCCGCTGTTCTTCCTGGAGCTCGCCGTGGGGCAGCGGATCCGCAGGGGCAGCATCGGGGTGTGGAACTACATCAGCCCTCGGCTGGGGGGCATCGGCTTCGCCAGCTGCATG GTGTGCTTCTTCGTGGCCCTCTACTACAACGTCATCATCGGATGGAGTCTCTTCTACTTCTCCCAGTCCTTCCAGCAGCCTCTGCCGTGGCACGAGTGTCCGCTCATCAAGAACAACACCAGTACAT ATGTGGTGCCGGAGTGCGACAAGAGCTCGGCCACCACCTACTACTGGTACCGCGAGGCCCTGAACATCTCCGACAGCATCTCCGAGGGCGGAGGACTCAACTGGAAGATGACCGTGTGCCTGCTGGTCGCCTGGTCCATGGTTTGCCTCGCCATGATCAAGGGAATCCAGTCCTCTGGCAAG TCTCCATTTCTTCCTGCTGCCAGATAA